The DNA window AATATCTCCCCGTGACCACGACGGACGCCGCCACCATACCGGCTGCCTTCGGCGCGGAGGTCGGAGGACGCTTTCGAATCGGCAGCGGAATCTATCTTTCAACCGCTCTGTGGGCCCTCGATCTCGAAAGGGAATTCGTGTATGTGGGAGACGAGGGTATTGTCGAGCTCAGCGGTGCGACGCGCCGCATTGGCATCGACCTCGAAGGACGCGTCGAACCGGTGCCGTGGCTGTCCGTATACGGGGATATGAGCCTGTCACGCGGCCGTTTTAAGGATGAACCGGGCGGCCTGGACCGTATTCCACTCGCACCGGACGTCACGGCCGTCGCAGGACTCACGTTGCGGGATACGAACGGAATAGAAGGCAGCATCGAGCTGCGGCACATCGGAGATCGGCCTGCGACGGAAGACGGTAGTGTAATGGCTCTGGGCCACACACTGCTGGATGCAGTCGTCAGGTATCCGGTTGGCGATCTCGAATTCAGTCTGGCTGTGCAGAACGTGCTCAGTTCTTCGTGGAACGAGGCACAGTTCTTCACCGAGTCCCGCCTGGCCGATGAGTCGGTGCCTGTATCGGAACTCCACTTCACGCCGGGCAGTCCGGCCAGCTTGCGAATCGGAATTCGGTACGCGTTCTAATCACCTCGACGTACGGCGCCTTGGGAGCGTACTGCCGCAGCGCCACATCGAATCTCAATCGAGCTATCATGAAACACAGCTTTATCGTCCTCCTAACGCTTGTCCTGGGATCGTTCGTGCCTCCGGCGCTCGCCCTGCCGCACGCCGACAGTCAAAGCTACGTCTACTTCCGCATTTACGATGACTCGATCCAGGTTCGCCTCGAGATCACGGTCGATGATCTAAATCGGGCGATGGGGCTCTCTCTTCCGTATGGAGAGGAGGTGGATAAGGATTTCGTCATCGCCGCAATCAGGACACAGCTGGACTCGATTCTTACCTATATGGACGTCCACTTTTACCTCGGCACAAAGGATGGGCCACTGCCAGTGCGTTTCAGCGAACTGGACCTGCTTCGCGTCCGGGTCGGTGACTTCGTCAAGTTGACTTACTCCACCGGAACCCTGACGCAGATCCCTCCGGAGCTGACCGTGGAGTACAGTGCCCTGTTCGACCAGAACCCGGAGCACCGAAACCTCGTCCACGTTGAGCACAACTGGAAGACCTCTACCTTTAGCAACGAGAGCAATGTAGCGTTCATCCTGAGCCCGGATGACCGGAGACAAACACTCGATCTCACTTCCTCCTCGGTGCTACGGGGATTCATGGGGATGATTCGCTACGGCGTGCATCACATCATGACCGGTTTCGATCACTTGCTCTTTCTCATCGCACTCATCCTGCCGTCCGTGTTGTACTGGAAGGACAAGCGATGGCTACCCGTCGAGAAATTTCGCAGCGCTCTCTTCAAGATCGTCGCGATCGTCTCGTTCTTCACGATCGCCCATACCATCACTCTCTCACTGGCAGCACTGAAGTTCATCAGCCTACCCTCGATTCTGGTTGAATCCGTGATCGCAGGATCGATAGCTGTCGCCGCTATGCACAACCTGTTGCCACGCTTCATCAAGCATGAGTCAATCATCGCATTTGTCTTCGGACTTTTCCATGGCTTTGGATTCGCCAGCCTCCTGGAACCACTAGCCCTCGGCGGCGAGTACACGGTCCTTACGCTTCTGGGATTCAACCTGGGAGTTGAGGTTGGGCAGGTGGTCGTGATCGCGGCCATCTTCCCGTTCCTCTACCTGGTCCGGAAGCAGCGCTTCTACAAGCCGCTGGTACTGAGCGTCGGATCAGTCCTCCTCATTGCTGTGGCCGCCTTCTGGTTTGTGGAGCGTGCGTTTGATCCGCCCGCACTGCAGGCCGCGAAGATCTTCATTAAGGACCTGATCCGACCGATGTACTACGCTGTGTTTGGCGCCTGACAGCCGGATCCGGTCACTGATATCCCTCAACTCGATTTGGAGCTATCTCCATGCAGACTCAGAACATGACGGCACCGTCGATCGAACTCTATTCAAACGGTGTCCAGTTGGATACACGCCCGGAAGCGCTCGGTGAGCTTGATCCGGCGAATGACCTGCTAGACGATCCCGTAGCCCTTCGGAATCGAATGGCGAAGGAGGGATACCTGTTCTTCCGACAGCTCATAGACCCGGACACGGTGCTTCGGGCCCGCGAGGAAATTCTGCTCAAATACGCTGTCGTCGGCGAGATTGACAGCATCGGGCACCCACTCATGGATGCGATTCAGTCCGAAGTCTCGTTCATACACGAGGTCAATCTGCGTGCATTTACCGAGAGCGTACGGAAGGGGATTGCGTACGAGAATGTGGTTCTCAACAAGGCTCTTATCCGCTTTCTCGAAAAACTGCTTGGCGGTACCGTTCGCCCGTACGACTTCCGTTGGCCACGCTTCGTGCGACCCGGCGAGGGATGCGGATTCCACTACGACGGACCGTACATGAATCGAGGAACAGACCGGGTCTTCACGACGTGGGTTCCGCTCGGAGATGTCGCAAGGCACGAAGGGGCGCTGATCGTCCTCGAGGGCAGCCACCGGTCAGACGACCTACTTTCGTCCTACGCAAACCAGGACGCCGACAAGGAGAAGATAGGATGGCTCAGCACCGACCCGATCGAACTTCAGCAGCAGCTGGGTGGTCGATGGCTGACGACCGACTTCAAGGCCGGCGACGTGCTGTGCTTTGGCATGCATCTGCTGCACGGAGCTCTCGACAATCGCTCGCCGTTGGGCCGGTGCCGCCTGACGTCCGACTCACGGTACCAACTTGCCAGTGAACCGCTCGACGAGCGCTGGAACGGTGCCAACCCCGAGGCACACGGGTACGACAAGGTGTTCCTTCCCGGCCTGGGACAGTGGAACAACGAGGACTTCCAGGATGAGTGGAAACGCGTCGATGAGTATGGCCGTTTGGCCATCGACCGCTAAACAATACGCGGAATCTGAGAACGAAAGATGGACTTCTCCTGGACCGATGAGCAGCTAGCGCTGCGACGACAGATCATCTCCTTCGCCGAGGAGAATCTGAACGACAACCTCGTCGACGACGACCGCGCAGGACGCTTTTCACGGTCGAAGTGGAAAGCATGCGCGGAGTTTGGAATTCAGGGGCTGAATGTGCCCGTAGCCTACGGAGGCCAGGGGCACGACATCCTCACGACCGTGTTCGCCCTCGAAGCGCTCGGCTACGGCTGTCGAGAAAACTCTTTGCCGTTTGCGATCGGATCACAGCTGCTGAGCGTTCAGCCTGCACTGCTCAAGGTGGGCTCGGAGGAGCAGAAGAATCAATACCTTCCGGCACTCTGTTCCGGAGAGTTCATCGGGGCATTTGGCATTACCGAACCCGAAACGGGATCCGACACCTACGCATTGCAGACTACCGCTACGCCACGCTCAGGCGGCTATGTCCTGAATGGGCGGAAGTCATACATCACCAGTGCACCGGTCGCGGACGTCGCCGTCGTCTTTGCGTCGACGAAACCGGAGCTCGGTCGCTGGGGCATATCAGCCTTCATCGTCGAGAGGGGAATCGCCGGCTTCCGCGCAAGTCCGGTCCGCGACAAGATGGGCATGCGGACGACCCCCATGGGTGATCTGATCTTCGAGGAGTGCTTCGTACCGGAAAGCTGCCGACTGGGACCCGAGGGCGTCGGCGTCAGCCTTTTCGCGACAGCCATGGAATCGGAGCGGGGATACATTTTCGCGACACAGATTGGGCGGATGGAGCGCCAGCTGGAAGAGTCCGTGCGTTATGCCGAGGAGCGCCGAGCTTTCGATCAGCCCATTAACGAGTTCCAGTCGGTTTCCAACCGCTTGGCAGACATGAAGCTTCGACTCGAAACGGCCAGAATGTTGCTACACAAGGTGGCATGGCTCGAGCAAACGGGCCAACCAGTCATGCTGACGGCCGCCCTTGCAAAGTTGCACATCAGCGAATGCTTGGTCGAATCGAGCTTGGACGCTATCCGAATTCACGGCGCACGCGGATACGTCACGGAGTTCGAGGTGGAACGTGACCTGCGCGACGCCGTGGGCGGACTCATCTATTCGGGGACGTCAGACATCCAGCGAAACCTCATTGCTCGTCTCCTAAGCTCATAGTCATGGTCAAGCTGCTTCATCAGATCATAGACGATTCCGCGGATCACAAGCCGGACGGTCACGCATTCCGGTGCGCCGGCGGGCATATTACGTACGGGGAACTCGCACTTCGCACGAACCGCCTGGCGCGGATCCTCGCAGAGCATGGGGTGCAGCCAGGTGACCGTGTCGGCGTCTTCCTCCGCAAGAGCCTCGAAACGGCCGTGGCCGTATTCGGCATCATGAAGGCGGGCGCGGCGTACGTCCCGCTCGACCCCAACCTTCCGACAGCCAGACTTGAATCGATTCTCATCGATTGCGACATACGGCATCTGGTCACGCACGATGCGCTGACTGCACAGCTCGAAGGACTGGCCGATCGGCTAGCTACCGAATCTGCCCTGCAGTTTGTGATCGGCCCGAATCTTCCGGGGGTTGCGAGATGGACTGTGCTCCCGTGGAACGATGTTTTCTCAGCCCCCGGTGCCCCTCTTGATCCAGCCAGGATCTCTCCCGGCGACCCGGCCTATCTGATGTACACATCCGGCTCGACCGGAATGCCGAAGGGCATCATCCATACCCATTCCAGCGGTCTTGCCTATGCGCGCTGCGCTGCGGAGACGTACGGCCTCTCCCGCGATGATCGACTGAGCGGCTTCCCGCCTCTGCATTTCGACCAGTCAACTTTTGACTACTTCTCCGGTCCGCTCGTCGGCGCTACGACCGTGATCATTCCGGAATCTTACATGCTCATGCCCGCCAGCCTCTCGAAGCACATGGAGGATGAGCGGCTGACGATCTGGTACTCGGTCCCATATGCACTGACACAGCTCTTGCTTCGGGGCGTACTCCACGATCGGGATCTACGTTCTCTTCGCTGGGTTCTGTTCGGCGGCGAGACTTTCCCGATGAAGCACCTCCGATCTCTGATGCAACTCTGGCCTCATGCCAGATTCAGCAATGTGTATGGACCGGCGGAGGTCAATCAGTGCACGTTCTATCACCTGCCCGAGCCTCCGCCCGCAGAGGCTGAGGCCATCCCGATCGGACCAACCTGGCATATCGCCGCAGGCCTCGTCCTTGACCGAGACGACCAGATAATTCCCGCCGGACAAATCGGGGAGCTCGTTGTCCGGACGCCCACCATGATGCAGGGGTACTGGAATCGCACGGATCTGAATGCTGACGCATTCTACTACCCTGAAGGCGACGCCGACCCAAAACCTTACTATCGTACTGGAGACCTGGTACGTCGGAGCGAGGACGGCCTGTACTGGTTTGTAGGACGCGAGGATCGGCAGGTCAAGACCCGAGGTTATCGCGTGGAGCTGGACGAAGTGGAAGCCGTTCTCTCTTCTCACCCGGCCGTCGCCGAGGTTGCCGTCTACACAGTGTCCGATACGGAGGGGAGACCGCAGATCTGCGCCCGCGTACTCCCCCACTCCGACGCCGAGGTCGGCGCACGCGATGTCCTGGCTTTTGCGGCCCGACATCTGCCCGCCTACGCAGTTCCTGCACGAGTCGAGTTTGCGGACGGCTTTCCGCGTACCTCGAGCGGAAAGATCGACCGGCATTTGCTTGGGTCGATGACGGTGGAATCTTAACACGGAGTCTACACCGACCTATGACGATCAAGGACAAGCTCACGAAATACATCAGTCACGAGTTGCTCACCCGTGAGACAGACGTGGCGCCGGATGACGAGCTGCTTCTGAGTGGTCTCGTTGACTCCATCGGTGTCATGACGCTCCTGCTCTTCATAGAGGAGGACTTTGGCATACACGTGCCGCCGGAAGATGTGACGATCGAGAACTTCGCGTCCATCCGAACGATCGACGCATACCTGATTCGACGGACGAACGGGGTATCGCATGCCTGATTCTGGATCCAGCGGTGCAACTACGTCCGAGACGGGTCGAAGAGATCGGTCACGGCAGCCAGTCCGCTCCTCGTCCAATCTGACGACCGGTCAGTTCCTGATGTGGATGGGCCAGAAGCTGCACCCGGACGCACCACTCTACAACATGGTCCATGCGTTCGAGATCAACGGACCGCTGGACCATGGCCATTTCGCGCGAGCCTTCCAGGCTCTCCTGGACCGGAGTGACGCCTTACGAATCGTGGTGGACGAAGAGGGAGGCATCCCCAGGCAACGATTTGTGGCTCCGTATCGGCACTCGATCGATCGTGTAGACCTCTCAGGTTCCCCGGATCCGGACTGTGCGCTTGACGACTGGGTTTCAGTGCGATCCGCGGCTCCACTTGATCTGCGCGCGTCAGCTTTCGACACCGCACTAATCACTCTCGCGCCCGACCGCCACGTCTGGTACCTGAATCAGCACCACCTCATAACCGACATCTGGTCGACCGCGCTCATCTATCGACGCGTATCCGAGTACTACTCGTTGTCGCAGTCGGGCCTACTCGAGAAGGCCCCACTACTGCCATCCTTCGAGGAATACGTGGCGTACGAGGCCGCGTACACGTCATCCGGCAGGGCGGAGTCGGTGGCGGACTACTGGCAGAAGCAGCGCGAGAATCTGGCGGACACGTGCCAGCTATATGGTCGGCGCGGCGCCGATCTCTCAACACGAACCGAGCGGGTGCGATACGACCTGGGAGCGGAACGCTCCGCGAAGTTCCGGGCCATCGGTCAGGAACCCGGCATACAAGCACTCACCGCGCACCTATCGTATTTCTCAATCTTTGCGGCGCTGGTTCTCGCCTACATGCGCCGCGTGGGCAGCCGGCAAGAGCTGACACTCGGAACACCGAGTCACAATCGACCCACCGCCGCGTTCAGGGAGACGATCGGCCTGTTCATCGAGGTGTTCCCGTTCTCCGTCACCCTGGCAGAAGCTGAGACGTTTCGTTCGTTGATCAGGAAGGTTCAGCGCGAGGCTCTGACTTTCTTTCGCAATGCACAGCCCGGGACAAGCAGCGCGGCAGCCAACCGCGGCTACAACGTGCTCCTGAACTATCTCCCCGTGTCCTTCTCGTCGGAGTTCGCGGGCCTGCCGATGACGTCTACGTGGGTGCACTCCGGTCATGGCGACAGCCGTCATCACCTGCGCATTCAGGTGCACGATCTCGACAACACCGGCGCGTTCCAGCTGTACTTCGACTTCAACGCAGACCTCTTCGACAGCCGTCAGCGATTAGAGGCCGTCGACCACTTCGTCCACCTCCTCGATGCAGCGCTGGGAGACCTCGATCAACTGATTATATCGCCTTCGCTGCTCGACGCCCACCAGCAGGAGGTTCTGCTCGAATCAGGTC is part of the Rhodothermales bacterium genome and encodes:
- a CDS encoding HupE/UreJ family protein, with translation MKHSFIVLLTLVLGSFVPPALALPHADSQSYVYFRIYDDSIQVRLEITVDDLNRAMGLSLPYGEEVDKDFVIAAIRTQLDSILTYMDVHFYLGTKDGPLPVRFSELDLLRVRVGDFVKLTYSTGTLTQIPPELTVEYSALFDQNPEHRNLVHVEHNWKTSTFSNESNVAFILSPDDRRQTLDLTSSSVLRGFMGMIRYGVHHIMTGFDHLLFLIALILPSVLYWKDKRWLPVEKFRSALFKIVAIVSFFTIAHTITLSLAALKFISLPSILVESVIAGSIAVAAMHNLLPRFIKHESIIAFVFGLFHGFGFASLLEPLALGGEYTVLTLLGFNLGVEVGQVVVIAAIFPFLYLVRKQRFYKPLVLSVGSVLLIAVAAFWFVERAFDPPALQAAKIFIKDLIRPMYYAVFGA
- a CDS encoding acyl carrier protein; this translates as MTIKDKLTKYISHELLTRETDVAPDDELLLSGLVDSIGVMTLLLFIEEDFGIHVPPEDVTIENFASIRTIDAYLIRRTNGVSHA
- a CDS encoding phytanoyl-CoA dioxygenase, which encodes MQTQNMTAPSIELYSNGVQLDTRPEALGELDPANDLLDDPVALRNRMAKEGYLFFRQLIDPDTVLRAREEILLKYAVVGEIDSIGHPLMDAIQSEVSFIHEVNLRAFTESVRKGIAYENVVLNKALIRFLEKLLGGTVRPYDFRWPRFVRPGEGCGFHYDGPYMNRGTDRVFTTWVPLGDVARHEGALIVLEGSHRSDDLLSSYANQDADKEKIGWLSTDPIELQQQLGGRWLTTDFKAGDVLCFGMHLLHGALDNRSPLGRCRLTSDSRYQLASEPLDERWNGANPEAHGYDKVFLPGLGQWNNEDFQDEWKRVDEYGRLAIDR
- a CDS encoding amino acid adenylation domain-containing protein, with protein sequence MVKLLHQIIDDSADHKPDGHAFRCAGGHITYGELALRTNRLARILAEHGVQPGDRVGVFLRKSLETAVAVFGIMKAGAAYVPLDPNLPTARLESILIDCDIRHLVTHDALTAQLEGLADRLATESALQFVIGPNLPGVARWTVLPWNDVFSAPGAPLDPARISPGDPAYLMYTSGSTGMPKGIIHTHSSGLAYARCAAETYGLSRDDRLSGFPPLHFDQSTFDYFSGPLVGATTVIIPESYMLMPASLSKHMEDERLTIWYSVPYALTQLLLRGVLHDRDLRSLRWVLFGGETFPMKHLRSLMQLWPHARFSNVYGPAEVNQCTFYHLPEPPPAEAEAIPIGPTWHIAAGLVLDRDDQIIPAGQIGELVVRTPTMMQGYWNRTDLNADAFYYPEGDADPKPYYRTGDLVRRSEDGLYWFVGREDRQVKTRGYRVELDEVEAVLSSHPAVAEVAVYTVSDTEGRPQICARVLPHSDAEVGARDVLAFAARHLPAYAVPARVEFADGFPRTSSGKIDRHLLGSMTVES
- a CDS encoding acyl-CoA dehydrogenase gives rise to the protein MDFSWTDEQLALRRQIISFAEENLNDNLVDDDRAGRFSRSKWKACAEFGIQGLNVPVAYGGQGHDILTTVFALEALGYGCRENSLPFAIGSQLLSVQPALLKVGSEEQKNQYLPALCSGEFIGAFGITEPETGSDTYALQTTATPRSGGYVLNGRKSYITSAPVADVAVVFASTKPELGRWGISAFIVERGIAGFRASPVRDKMGMRTTPMGDLIFEECFVPESCRLGPEGVGVSLFATAMESERGYIFATQIGRMERQLEESVRYAEERRAFDQPINEFQSVSNRLADMKLRLETARMLLHKVAWLEQTGQPVMLTAALAKLHISECLVESSLDAIRIHGARGYVTEFEVERDLRDAVGGLIYSGTSDIQRNLIARLLSS